The following proteins are encoded in a genomic region of Glycine soja cultivar W05 chromosome 17, ASM419377v2, whole genome shotgun sequence:
- the LOC114391826 gene encoding transcription factor bHLH35-like — MTDEQQHQFPSSMVFSPLYIHIYPAEVENKSEENRPKIERKRNTKTLAHHILYSLTWIVNSANELLPFKLTMENIGEEYGYWPENDMLFQNEDLGSWAIMDEAALSGSGYYDSSSPDGTGASSSVASKNIVSERNRRKKLNDRLFALRAVVPNITKMDKASIIKDAIEYIQHLHDQEKRIQAEILDLESGNKLKNPTYEFDQDLPILLRSKKKRTEQLFDSVSSRNSPIEIIDLRVTYMGEKTFVVSLTCSKRTDTMVKLCAVFESLKLKVITANITSFSGTLLKTVFIQADEEERDFLHIKIQTAISALNDPLSPMSI; from the exons atgaCAGACGAACAGCAACATCAATTCCCATCATCGATGGTCTTCTCTCccctatatatacatatatacccCGCAGAAGTGgaaaataaaagtgaagaaaacagaccaaaaatagaaagaaagagaaataccAAAACCTTGGCGCATCATATTCTTTATTCCCTCACTTGGATCGTTAATTCCGCGAACGAGCTTCTGCCCTTCAAATTAACCATGGAGAATATTGGTGAGGAGTACGGCTACTGGCCGGAGAACGACATGCTTTTCCAAAACGAAGACCTTGGCAG CTGGGCGATAATGGATGAGGCAGCGTTATCAGGGTCAGGGTACTATGATTCAAGCTCCCCGGACGGTACTGGTGCTTCTTCATCGGTGGCATCTAAGAACATTGTCTCCGAGAGGAATAGAAGGAAGAAGCTCAACGATAGGCTTTTTGCTCTAAGAGCAGTGGTCCCCAACATTACCAAG ATGGATAAGGCTTCTATCATTAAGGATGCTATTGAGTACATCCAGCACTTGCATGACCAAGAGAAGAGAATCCAAGCTGAGATTTTGGATCTTGAATCTGGGAATAAACTCAAAAACCCAACCTATGAATTTGACCAGGACCTCCCTATTCTGCTCAGGTCCAAGAAGAAGAGAACAGAACAGCTATTCGATTCTGTCAGTTCAAGAAATTCTCCAATTGAAATAATTGAC CTGAGGGTAACATACATGGGAGAGAAGACGTTTGTGGTGAGCTTGACATGTAGCAAAAGGACAGACACAATGGTAAAACTGTGTGCGGTGTTCGAATCTTTAAAGCTGAAAGTCATTACGGCCAATATCACTTCTTTTTCAGGCACGCTTCTGAAGACAGTCTTCATCCAG GCAGATGAAGAAGAGAGAGACTTTTTGCATATAAAAATTCAGACAGCGATTTCAGCTCTCAATGATCCTCTAAGCCCAATGAGTATCTGA
- the LOC114393947 gene encoding proline-rich protein PRCC-like, whose translation MDSLLANYASSDEEEDQQQPSPPKTTSFSSLPQPKSSLFQSLPQPKSSPFSSLFQSLPPPKQPSSESASLPNPNPNPKPQIEEPRPKRVVQFRPPIIPLPNPTQLDDDDDDEEEERNRRKNKLESSTQTSSVKSFLASIPAPRNTATLGVQASSGSGRRSILETESPAPASNSGGSNNFPVDQSTGDYENYENYQYATDQYANYYGNYGSGAEPGSSGTESEAGVAAYGTEQYGNYGDAYAAYGDYGQYGNNWGDVSAATPVPEASGISDSVMRIPGKRGRHEIPTEVIEVKQEELIKNRPREDQAKLTGIAFGPTYQPASTKGKPTKLHKRKHQIGSLYFDMKQNEMKLAERRAKGMLTKAETQAKYGW comes from the exons ATGGATTCTCTACTGGCGAACTATGCCTCTtcagatgaagaagaagatcaaCAACAACCATCTCCACCCAAAACGACGTCGTTTTCCTCTCTTCCTCAGCCCAAATCTTCTCTCTTTCAATCCCTTCCTCAACCCAAATCCTCtcctttttcttctctatttcaATCTCTTCCTCCACCCAAACAACCTTCCAGCGAAAGCGCTTCActccctaaccctaaccctaaccctaaaccccaaatcGAAGAACCACGGCCCAAACGCGTCGTGCAATTCAGGCCCCCAATCATCCCTCTCCCAAACCCTACCCAACTCGACGATGACGACGACGACGAAGAAGAAGAGCGAAACAGAAGAAAGAACAAGTTAGAGTCCTCCACGCAAACCTCATCGGTCAAATCCTTCCTCGCCAGCATTCCGGCTCCAAGGAACACCGCCACTCTCGGCGTTCAAGCAAGTTCCGGTTCAGGCCGGAGATCCATCCTCGAAACCGAATCGCCGGCACCGGCATCAAATTCCGGTGGTTCCAACAATTTTCCCGTTGATCAAAGTACAGGGGATTATGAAAATTATGAGAATTACCAATATGCCACCGACCAGTATGCTAATTATTATGGCAATTATGGTTCGGGTGCCGAGCCAGGGAGTTCGGGTACCGAGTCAGAGGCTGGGGTTGCTGCTTATGGAACTGAACAGTATGGGAATTATGGTGATGCCTATGCTGCCTATGGGGATTATGGACAGTATGGGAATAATTGGGGTGACGTGTCAGCGGCGACACCGGTGCCGGAAGCGTCTGGGATTAGTGACAGTGTGATGAGGATTCCTGGGAAGAGAGGGAGGCATGAGATTCCAACTGAAGTGATTGAGGTGAAGCAAGAAGAGTTGATTAAGAACCGGCCAAGAGAGGATCAGGCCAAGCTAACTGGGATTGCATTCGGACCCACTTATCAG CCTGCTTCGACAAAGGGGAAGCCTACAAAGCTGCACAAGAGGAAGCATCAAATTGGTTCATTGTACTTTGATATGAAACAAAACGAAATGAAACTCGCTGAGCGGCGTGCAAAGGGCATGCTTACCAAAGCTGAAACACAAGCAAAATATGGATGGTGA
- the LOC114393978 gene encoding RNA-binding KH domain-containing protein PEPPER-like has product MATLDPIQNGVSSDNPAAEPSSTPAEDPTPDPAAAEKRWPGWPGHCVFRLIVPVLKVGSIIGRKGELIKKTCEETKARIRVLDGTVGTSDRIVLISGKEEPEAPLSPAMDAVIRVFKRVSGFSEIDAENKASAVAFCSVRLLVASTQAINLIGKQGSLIKSIQENTGASVRVLSGDEVPFYAAADERIVELQGEAMKVLKALEAVVGHLRKFLVDNSVLPLFEKTYNATISQEHQADTTWVDKPSLHSASQPSIVTDLPLSTKRDSLFADRESQLDSLLPPSTMSIYGQDSSLSGLRSSALSRPSAPPIVTTVIQTMQIPLSYAEDIIGIQGTNIEYIRCTSGAILTVQESPVPDEIIVEIKGTSSQVQTAQQLIQEVISNHKEPLASNYSRLDTGLRSSYPQLGSSSYSSSSSSSLSSQPYSGGYGSSGLGGYRTFRL; this is encoded by the exons ATGGCCACCCTCGACCCAATCCAAAACGGCGTCTCTTCGGACAATCCAGCCGCCGAACCGTCCTCCACCCCCGCCGAAGACCCCACCCCAGACCCCGCCGCCGCCGAGAAGCGGTGGCCGGGGTGGCCTGGCCACTGCGTTTTCCGCCTAATCGTGCCGGTGCTCAAGGTCGGTAGCATCATCGGCCGCAAGGGGGAGCTCATCAAGAAGACCTGCGAGGAAACGAAAGCTCGCATTCGAGTCCTCGACGGCACCGTCGGCACCTCCGATCGAATC GTACTCATATCAGGGAAGGAAGAGCCGGAGGCACCACTTTCTCCTGCAATGGATGCTGTTATAAGGGTTTTTAAACGTGTCTCTGGGTTTTCTGAAATTGATGCCGAGAATAAAGCATCAGCAGTTGCATTTTGTTCTGTCCGTTTATTGGTGGCCTCAACACAGGCTATAAATTTGATTGGAAAGCAGGGTTCATTAATTAAATCTATACAGGAAAATACCGGTGCTTCTGTTAGAGTGCTGTCTGGAG ATGAGGTTCCCTTTTATGCTGCTGCGGACGAGAGGATCGTGGAACTACAGGGAGAAGCCATGAAGGTCCTTAAGGCTTTAGAAGCAGTAGTTGGGCACCTGAGGAAGTTTTTGGTTGATAATAGTGTTCTTCCCTTATTTGAGAAAACT TACAATGCAACAATCTCCCAAGAGCACCAGGCAGATACTACCTGGGTTGATAAACCATCACTGCATAGTGCTTCACAACCTAGCATTGTAACTGATCTTCCTCTTTCAACAAAAAGGGATTCTCTCTTTGCTGACCGTGAAAGTCAGTTGGACTCATTGCTCCCTCCTTCCACAATGTCAATATATGGGCAAGATTCTTCACTTTCTGGTCTTCGTTCTTCGGCTCTCAGTCGACCCAGTGCTCCTCCTATTGTTACAACG GTAATACAAACCATGCAAATACCATTGTCCTATGCAGAGGACATAATTGGTATACAAGGGACTAATATTGAATACATTCGCTGTACTAGTGGAGCCATATTGACTGTTCAGGAGAGCCCGGTGCCTGATGAAATCATTGTGGAAATAAAAGGTACCTCATCTCAGGTTCAAACGGCACAACAGTTGATTCAG GAAGTTATAAGTAATCACAAAGAACCTCTTGCTAGTAATTACAGCAGGTTAGATACAGGCCTGAGGTCTTCTTACCCTCAGTTGGGCAGTTCATCGTATTCCTCATCTTCCTCATCTTCCTTGTCCTCGCAACCCTATAGCGGTGGGTACGGATCTTCTGGTCTTGGAGGCTATAGGACTTTCAGACTTTGA
- the LOC114393417 gene encoding protein CHLOROPLAST IMPORT APPARATUS 2-like: MSSSCLSGAGGRTYGFDFEFVKSPSSSTFTSHTSSSPSSTISESSNSPLAISTKKPRTPRKRPNQTYNEAAALLSTAYPNLFSTKNLKTQGKGKGKFSRPTSENFDYDSSELLLPFRVFDGTASCFLLDQTGPKPMERPKVVSVQEKDNNNKACESPGEISSIVNFNSVELNDDGEESLDAESILDEEIEEGIDSIMGSSIQEVSNDAVSNLPWILPFGGKLEFPRPRVRALRHVDDGNWWNFPAVDILSISPKINTKPPPVAAEKKMKKKKVAAAPSPVVLELKNTELPKPKQGLMLKLDYDGVRNAWSDSGTPFTDDSPLADVPENDVTARLSQIDLLWDNGGVREASVLRYKEKRRTRLFSKKIRYQVRKVNADRRPRMKGRFVRRLNSSSNAHR, translated from the exons ATGTCTTCTTCGTGTCTGAGTGGAGCCGGGGGAAGAACCTATGGATTCGATTTCGAATTCGTTAAATCTCCGTCTTCATCTACTTTCACATCACACACATCTTCTTCACCTTCCTCAACGATCTCCGAATCGAGCAATTCGCCGCTGGCAATCTCAACGAAGAAGCCCAGAACGCCGCGGAAGCGACCCAACCAAACATACAACGAAGCCGCGGCGCTTCTCTCCACGGCGTACCCGAATTTGTTCTCCACGAAGAACTTGAAAACTCAGGGCAAAGGCAAAGGCAAATTCTCGAGGCCCACATCGGAGAATTTCGATTACGATTCTTCGGAGCTGTTATTGCCGTTCAGAGTCTTCGACGGAACGGCGTCGTGTTTTCTTTTGGACCAAACGGGCCCGAAGCCCATGGAGAGGCCCAAAGTGGTGAGCGTGCAGGAGaaggataataataataaggcgTGTGAGAGCCCCGGCGAGATAAGCTCCATCGTGAATTTCAATTCAGTTGAATTGAACGATGACGGCGAAGAGAGCCTCGACGCGGAATCGATTCTCGATGAGGAAATCGAAGAAGGGATCGATAGCATCATGGGGAGCAGTATTCAAGAGGTCTCAAACGACGCCGTTAGTAACTTGCCCTGGATTTTGCCTTTTGGCGGGAAATTGGAGTTCCCGAGACCCCGTGTTAGGGCTCTCCGCCACGTCGACGACGGTAACTGGTGGAATTTTCCTGCCGTCGATATTCTTTCAATATCGCCCAAAATTAACACCAAGCCTCCGCCGGTGGCCGccgagaagaagatgaagaagaagaaggttgcgGCGGCGCCGTCGCCGGTCGTCCTGGAGTTGAAGAACACGGAATTGCCCAAACCGAAACAGGGTTTGATGTTGAAATTGGATTACGACGGCGTTCGGAACGCTTGGTCTGACAGCGGAACACCGTTCACCGACGATAGCCCCCTCGCCGACGTGCCGGAAAATGACGTCACT GCGCGGTTGTCGCAAATTGATTTGTTGTGGGACAATGGAGGAGTGAGAGAAGCTAGCGTGCTGCGCTACAAGGAGAAGCGGCGAACGCGCCTCTTCTCGAAAAAGATCAGGTACCAGGTCAGGAAAGTCAACGCAGATCGACGGCCCAGAATGAAG GGACGATTTGTTAGGAGGCTCAATTCTAGCTCAAATGCACACAGATGA